From one Streptococcus oralis genomic stretch:
- a CDS encoding GIY-YIG nuclease family protein — MDHNAYMYVVECRDGSYYTGYTTDVKRRLAVHNSGKGAKYTRARLPVKLIYVEGFASKEEAMSAEALLKRKKRPQKERFLSENQEKNLINHIDV; from the coding sequence ATGGATCATAATGCCTATATGTATGTGGTGGAGTGCCGCGACGGTTCTTACTATACGGGCTATACAACGGATGTGAAGAGGCGCCTTGCCGTTCATAATAGTGGTAAGGGGGCCAAGTATACCCGAGCTCGCTTGCCAGTCAAACTCATCTATGTAGAGGGTTTTGCCAGTAAGGAAGAAGCCATGTCTGCCGAAGCTCTCCTCAAACGAAAGAAACGTCCACAGAAAGAACGATTTTTATCTGAAAATCAAGAGAAAAATCTAATCAACCATATTGATGTCTAA
- a CDS encoding manganese-dependent inorganic pyrophosphatase: MSKILVFGHQNPDSDAIGSSVAFAYLAKEAYGLDTEAVALGTPNEETAFVLNYFGVEAPRVITSAKAEGAEQVILTDHNEFQQSVSDIAEVEVYGVVDHHRVANFETASPLYMRLEPVGSASSIVYRMFKEHGVAVPKEIAGLMLSGLISDTLLLKSPTTHPSDKVIAPELAELAGVNLEEYGLAMLKAGTNLASKSAEELIDIDAKTFELNGNKVRVAQVNTVDIAEVLERQAEIEAAMQAANAANGYSDFVLMITDIVNSNSEILALGSNMDKVEAAFNFKLENNHAFLPGAVSRKKQVVPQLTESFNG, from the coding sequence ATGTCTAAGATTCTAGTATTTGGTCACCAAAATCCAGACTCAGATGCCATCGGGTCATCTGTAGCCTTTGCCTATCTTGCAAAAGAGGCTTATGGATTGGACACAGAAGCAGTAGCACTTGGAACTCCTAATGAAGAAACAGCTTTCGTTTTGAACTATTTTGGTGTAGAAGCACCACGCGTCATTACATCTGCTAAAGCAGAAGGTGCAGAGCAAGTTATCTTGACTGACCACAATGAATTCCAACAATCAGTGTCAGATATTGCTGAAGTAGAAGTTTACGGAGTTGTAGATCACCACCGTGTGGCTAATTTTGAAACTGCCAGCCCGCTCTACATGCGCTTGGAACCAGTTGGATCAGCTTCATCTATCGTTTACCGCATGTTCAAAGAACATGGTGTGGCAGTTCCTAAAGAAATCGCAGGTTTGATGCTTTCAGGTTTGATTTCAGATACTCTTCTTTTGAAATCACCAACAACTCACCCATCTGATAAAGTCATTGCTCCTGAATTGGCTGAATTAGCAGGTGTCAACTTGGAAGAGTACGGTCTTGCTATGCTCAAGGCTGGTACTAACTTGGCCAGCAAATCTGCTGAAGAATTGATTGACATCGATGCTAAGACTTTTGAACTCAACGGAAATAAGGTTCGTGTTGCCCAAGTCAATACAGTTGATATTGCTGAAGTCTTGGAACGTCAAGCTGAAATCGAAGCAGCAATGCAAGCGGCTAATGCAGCAAACGGCTACTCAGATTTTGTCTTGATGATTACAGACATCGTCAACTCAAACTCTGAAATTCTGGCTCTTGGATCAAACATGGACAAGGTGGAAGCAGCTTTCAATTTCAAACTTGAAAATAATCACGCTTTCCTTCCAGGTGCTGTTTCACGTAAGAAACAAGTGGTGCCACAGTTGACTGAAAGCTTTAATGGGTAA
- a CDS encoding DUF2568 domain-containing protein encodes MMRLIEGLRFLVEVVAILGLFSVSVIQISWLEKFLFFLLAVLLILFWARYMAPKSPHAFKKWHRLVAETSIFILVSGGFWYLYGLQIGILYLALSFGSLVLLYYFQLE; translated from the coding sequence ATGATGCGATTGATTGAAGGACTGCGCTTTTTGGTTGAGGTTGTGGCAATCCTTGGTCTTTTCTCCGTATCTGTGATACAAATTTCTTGGCTGGAAAAATTCCTATTTTTTCTTCTAGCAGTTCTATTAATCTTATTTTGGGCGCGATATATGGCACCAAAATCTCCACATGCTTTTAAAAAATGGCATCGCCTTGTTGCTGAGACGTCGATTTTTATTTTGGTTAGTGGTGGTTTTTGGTATTTGTATGGATTGCAAATAGGAATCCTCTACTTAGCTCTGTCTTTTGGAAGTTTGGTGCTACTTTATTATTTTCAGCTAGAGTGA
- a CDS encoding YiiX/YebB-like N1pC/P60 family cysteine hydrolase — MLENGDLIFVKDLSDMGQAIQVSTGNYSHVAIFLDGFIYHASGKAGVICQEPAEFFEPTHLYDLYVYPELEADLVKERASKHLGAPYNASFYPDGSGFYCSQYIAEILPIFETIPMKFGDEEQEISDFWREYYRKLELPAPLNQPGTNPSQLAASPLLECKERNLHDSDF, encoded by the coding sequence ATGTTAGAAAATGGTGATTTGATTTTTGTGAAGGACCTTTCAGATATGGGGCAGGCCATCCAGGTTTCTACTGGGAACTATAGTCATGTAGCCATCTTTTTGGACGGTTTCATCTACCATGCTAGTGGGAAAGCTGGTGTCATTTGTCAAGAACCGGCTGAATTTTTTGAACCAACTCATCTTTACGATCTTTATGTCTATCCAGAGCTGGAAGCTGACTTGGTAAAGGAGAGAGCTAGCAAACATTTGGGTGCACCCTATAATGCCTCTTTTTATCCAGATGGTTCTGGCTTTTATTGCTCCCAGTATATCGCTGAAATCCTACCGATTTTTGAAACTATTCCCATGAAATTTGGGGATGAGGAGCAGGAGATCAGTGATTTTTGGAGGGAATACTACAGGAAACTCGAACTTCCAGCGCCTCTGAATCAACCAGGGACCAATCCTAGTCAACTAGCAGCATCCCCTCTATTAGAATGTAAAGAAAGGAATCTTCATGATTCAGATTTTTAA
- a CDS encoding DUF1803 domain-containing protein, whose translation MIQIFNPSRLTRQPFFIDLVDYLDQHDDVILREIKAQFLDVAVDKLMEEYIKAGLIRRENKRYFLNLSFLESIDNLTLDQEIFIREDSPVYQALLEKTFETELRNQTNAAILVERTDFAREKMTLSNYFYKVKHQYPLTEKQQKLYDILGDVNPEYALKYMTTFLLKFLKKDQLMQKRRDIFVESLVVLGYIVQNKEGKYELAVDFDKERLTFYLL comes from the coding sequence ATGATTCAGATTTTTAACCCATCTCGTTTGACTCGACAGCCATTTTTTATAGATTTGGTGGACTATCTGGACCAGCATGACGATGTGATCCTTCGAGAAATCAAGGCTCAGTTTCTAGATGTAGCAGTTGATAAACTCATGGAAGAGTATATTAAGGCAGGTTTGATCCGAAGGGAAAACAAACGCTATTTTCTCAATCTCTCTTTTCTAGAATCGATAGACAATCTAACCCTTGACCAAGAAATTTTTATCAGAGAGGACAGTCCAGTCTATCAAGCCTTGTTGGAGAAGACTTTTGAGACAGAATTGCGCAATCAAACCAATGCTGCCATTTTAGTCGAACGTACGGACTTTGCAAGAGAAAAGATGACCCTATCCAACTATTTCTACAAGGTCAAGCACCAATATCCTTTGACAGAAAAACAGCAGAAACTCTATGATATTTTAGGAGATGTTAACCCTGAGTATGCCCTCAAATATATGACGACTTTTTTGTTAAAATTCCTCAAAAAAGATCAACTGATGCAGAAACGCCGTGATATCTTTGTTGAGAGTCTAGTCGTCTTGGGTTATATTGTGCAAAACAAAGAAGGAAAATATGAGTTGGCTGTTGATTTTGACAAGGAACGGTTGACTTTCTATTTACTTTAA
- a CDS encoding CsbD family protein, with product MSLENKLDQATGAIKEGFGKVTGDSKTEAEGTVEKTVAKAKEVVEDAKGAVEGAVEGLKNSFKKED from the coding sequence ATGTCACTTGAAAATAAATTGGATCAAGCAACTGGTGCTATCAAAGAAGGATTTGGTAAAGTTACTGGCGATAGCAAGACAGAAGCAGAAGGCACCGTAGAAAAAACAGTTGCCAAAGCAAAAGAAGTAGTTGAAGATGCTAAAGGCGCTGTAGAAGGTGCCGTTGAAGGTCTTAAAAATTCATTTAAGAAAGAAGACTAA
- a CDS encoding UDP-N-acetylmuramoyl-L-alanyl-D-glutamate--L-lysine ligase yields MIKIETVLDILKKDDLFREIIDQGHYHYNYSEVVFDSISYDSRKVKEGTLFFAKGAAFKKEYLLSAISQGLAWYVAEKDYEVGIPVIIVNDIKKAMSLIAMEFYGNPQEKLKILAFTGTKGKTTAAYFAYHILSQRYPTALLSTMNTTLDGKTFFKSSFSTPENIDLFDMMAQAVKNGRTHLVMEVSSQAYLVHRVYGLTFDVGVFLNITPDHIGPIEHPSFEDYFYHKRLLMKNSRAVVINSDMDHFSVLKEQVEDQEHDFYGSQSSNQIENSKAFSFSATGKLAGDYDIQLIGHFNQENAVAAGLACLRLGASLEDIKKGIAATRVPGRMEVLTQKNGAKVFIDYAHNGDSLKKLISVVETHQTGKIALVLGSTGNKGESRRKDFGLLLNQHPEIQVFLTADDPNYEDPMAIADEISSYISHPVEKIADREEAIKAAMAITNQELDAVIIAGKGADCYQIVQGKKEDYPGDAAIAERYL; encoded by the coding sequence ATGATTAAGATTGAAACCGTATTAGATATTTTAAAGAAAGATGACCTTTTTCGCGAGATTATTGACCAAGGTCATTACCACTACAACTACAGTGAAGTTGTTTTTGACAGCATCAGTTACGACAGTCGAAAAGTAAAAGAAGGGACTCTTTTTTTTGCCAAAGGTGCTGCCTTTAAAAAAGAATACCTCCTATCCGCTATAAGTCAAGGCTTAGCTTGGTATGTCGCAGAAAAGGACTACGAAGTCGGTATCCCCGTCATCATTGTGAACGATATCAAAAAAGCCATGAGTTTGATTGCGATGGAATTTTATGGTAATCCGCAAGAGAAACTCAAAATTCTCGCTTTCACAGGGACAAAAGGAAAGACAACAGCTGCTTACTTTGCTTACCACATCCTATCTCAACGCTACCCAACAGCTCTCTTGTCAACTATGAATACAACTCTGGATGGCAAGACCTTCTTTAAATCTTCCTTCTCAACACCTGAAAATATCGATCTTTTCGACATGATGGCTCAGGCTGTTAAGAATGGAAGAACCCATCTTGTAATGGAAGTCTCTAGCCAAGCCTATCTTGTTCATCGAGTCTATGGCCTGACCTTTGATGTAGGTGTCTTTCTTAACATCACTCCTGACCATATCGGTCCGATTGAGCATCCTAGCTTTGAAGACTACTTCTACCACAAACGTCTCTTGATGAAAAATAGCCGAGCAGTTGTCATTAATAGCGACATGGACCACTTTTCTGTATTGAAAGAACAAGTGGAAGATCAAGAACATGACTTCTATGGTAGCCAGTCAAGTAACCAAATCGAGAACTCCAAAGCCTTTAGCTTTTCAGCTACAGGTAAACTCGCTGGTGATTATGATATCCAACTCATCGGCCACTTTAACCAAGAAAATGCAGTTGCTGCAGGACTTGCCTGTCTTCGTCTAGGTGCCAGTCTAGAGGACATCAAAAAAGGGATCGCTGCAACCCGCGTTCCTGGACGTATGGAAGTTCTCACTCAGAAAAATGGAGCCAAGGTCTTCATCGACTATGCCCACAATGGTGATAGTCTGAAAAAACTGATTTCTGTTGTTGAAACTCATCAAACTGGAAAGATTGCCCTGGTTCTGGGTTCGACTGGAAACAAGGGTGAAAGTCGTCGCAAAGACTTTGGACTACTCCTCAATCAACATCCTGAGATTCAAGTCTTTCTAACTGCGGATGACCCCAACTATGAAGATCCAATGGCCATTGCAGATGAAATCAGCAGCTATATCAGTCATCCTGTTGAAAAGATTGCCGATCGTGAAGAAGCCATCAAGGCAGCTATGGCCATCACAAATCAAGAACTTGATGCCGTGATTATTGCTGGTAAGGGAGCTGATTGCTACCAGATCGTCCAAGGAAAGAAAGAAGACTATCCTGGAGACGCAGCTATCGCAGAACGTTATCTATAA
- a CDS encoding putative polysaccharide biosynthesis protein, with amino-acid sequence MSNENNHQQAQMLRGTAWLTASNFISRLLGAIYIIPWYIWMGTYAAKANGLFTMGYNIYAWFLLISTAGIPVAVAKQVAKYNTMREEEHSFALIRSFLSFMTGLGLVFALVLYLFSPWLADLSGVGKDLIPIMQSLAWAVLIFPSMSVIRGFFQGMNNLKPYAMSQIAEQVIRVIWMLMATFFIMKMGSGDYLAAVTQSTFAAFVGMVASFAVLIYFLAQEGLLKRVFETRDKINSKRLLVDTIKEAIPFILTGSAIQLFQILDQMSFINSMKWFTNYSNEDLVVMFSYFSANPNKITMILISVGVSIGSVGLPLLTENYVKGDLPAAARLVQDSLTMLFLFLLPATVGVVMVGEPLYTVFYGKPDSLAMGLFVFAVLQSTILGLYMVLSPMLQAMFRNRKAVLYFIYGSIAKIVLQLPTIAIFHSYGPLISTTIGLIIPNVLMYRDICQVTGARRKIILKRTILITILTLVMFILVGFLQWLLGFVFQPSGRFWSFLYVALIGGLGGGLYGLMSLRTRLLDKIIGKAQADRLRTRLKIS; translated from the coding sequence ATGTCTAACGAAAACAATCACCAGCAAGCCCAGATGTTGCGAGGGACTGCTTGGCTAACAGCTAGTAACTTTATTAGTCGCCTCCTTGGTGCTATCTACATTATTCCCTGGTATATCTGGATGGGGACCTATGCTGCCAAGGCCAATGGTCTCTTTACCATGGGCTACAATATTTACGCCTGGTTCTTGCTGATTTCGACAGCGGGTATCCCAGTTGCGGTCGCCAAACAAGTGGCTAAGTACAATACCATGCGAGAAGAAGAGCATAGCTTTGCCTTGATTCGGAGTTTCCTAAGCTTTATGACGGGCTTGGGCTTAGTCTTTGCTTTGGTCTTGTATCTCTTTTCTCCCTGGTTAGCAGATTTGTCAGGTGTGGGGAAAGACCTGATTCCCATCATGCAGAGCTTGGCTTGGGCGGTCTTGATTTTCCCATCTATGAGTGTCATTCGAGGCTTCTTCCAAGGGATGAATAACCTCAAACCCTATGCTATGAGTCAAATCGCTGAGCAGGTGATTCGTGTTATCTGGATGTTGATGGCAACCTTCTTCATTATGAAGATGGGTTCTGGTGACTACCTAGCAGCAGTTACCCAATCGACCTTTGCAGCCTTTGTGGGGATGGTGGCAAGTTTTGCAGTTTTGATCTACTTCCTTGCCCAAGAAGGTTTGCTTAAAAGAGTCTTTGAAACACGGGATAAAATCAATAGTAAGCGACTCTTAGTCGATACGATCAAGGAAGCCATTCCCTTTATCCTGACAGGATCAGCCATCCAGCTCTTCCAGATTTTAGACCAGATGAGCTTTATCAATAGTATGAAGTGGTTTACTAACTACAGCAATGAAGACTTGGTTGTCATGTTTTCTTATTTCTCTGCCAATCCTAATAAAATTACCATGATTTTAATCTCTGTGGGAGTTTCAATTGGGAGTGTCGGCTTGCCGCTTTTGACGGAAAACTATGTAAAAGGTGACTTGCCAGCTGCGGCTCGCCTAGTCCAAGATAGCCTCACCATGCTCTTCTTATTTCTACTACCGGCAACGGTTGGAGTGGTCATGGTAGGGGAGCCTCTTTATACAGTCTTTTACGGTAAGCCAGATAGTCTGGCCATGGGCTTGTTTGTCTTTGCAGTTTTGCAGTCTACTATCCTAGGCTTGTATATGGTCTTGTCTCCTATGCTTCAGGCCATGTTCCGAAACCGCAAGGCAGTTCTATACTTCATCTATGGTTCCATTGCTAAGATTGTCTTGCAATTGCCAACCATTGCTATTTTCCATAGCTATGGTCCCTTGATTTCAACGACTATCGGTTTGATTATTCCGAATGTCCTGATGTACCGTGACATCTGCCAGGTAACGGGTGCTCGTCGAAAGATAATCTTGAAGCGAACCATTTTGATTACCATCTTGACCCTTGTCATGTTTATCCTAGTTGGCTTCTTGCAGTGGCTACTCGGTTTTGTCTTCCAACCAAGTGGACGTTTTTGGAGTTTCCTTTATGTGGCTCTCATCGGAGGGCTTGGAGGAGGTCTTTATGGTTTGATGAGCCTACGGACACGACTTCTGGACAAGATAATCGGCAAAGCTCAAGCAGACCGACTACGTACACGATTGAAAATATCGTAA
- a CDS encoding peptide ABC transporter substrate-binding protein — translation MKKSKAKYLTLASVVLSAGILLSACGNSSSATKTYNYVYSSDPSSLNYLAENRATTNDIVTNLVDGLMENDQYGNYVPSLAEDWTVSQDGLTYTYKLRKDAKWYTYEGEEYAPVTAQDFVTGLKYAADKKSEALYLVQDSVAGLDDYINGKTTDFSTVGVKAIDDQTVQYTLTRPESYWNSKTTSTILFPVNADFLKSKGDDFGKVDPSSILYNGPFLMKSFVSKSVIEFKKNPNYWDEKNVFVDDVKLAYYDGSDQDALARNFVEGVYSYARLYPNSSSFEGIKEKNKDNIIYSMQNATSYYLNFNLDRKSYNFTSKSSDIEKKSTQEAVLNKNFRQAFNYAYNRTAYGAQSQGEDGATKIIRNLVVPPTFVSINGKDFGDVVSEKMVKYGQEWQGINFADAQDPYYNPDKAKAKFAEAKKELEAKGVQFPIHLDVSVDQSAKKGVLEASSLKQSIESVLGAENVVIDIQQLSTDDFDNSSYLAQTAAQKDFDIYNGGWSADYLDPSSYLDILNVNNGGMLQNIGLEPGEVNDKAKAVGLDTYTQMLEEANKEQDPAKRYEKYAEIQAWLVDSALAIPNVSQGGTPTLRKTVPFSSPFSQAGNKGVESYKYLKLQDKTVTADEYEKAKEKWLKEKEESNKKAQEELAKHVK, via the coding sequence ATGAAAAAGTCTAAGGCCAAGTATCTGACACTTGCAAGTGTCGTTTTAAGCGCAGGTATTCTACTGAGCGCATGTGGAAATTCAAGTAGCGCTACTAAAACATACAACTATGTTTATTCGAGCGATCCATCTAGTTTGAACTATCTTGCAGAAAACCGTGCAACAACCAATGACATCGTGACCAATTTGGTGGATGGGTTGATGGAAAATGACCAATACGGTAACTATGTTCCATCATTGGCAGAGGATTGGACTGTTTCTCAGGACGGTTTGACCTATACTTACAAATTGCGTAAGGATGCAAAATGGTATACTTATGAGGGTGAAGAATACGCCCCTGTAACGGCCCAAGACTTTGTGACAGGTTTGAAATATGCTGCTGATAAAAAATCCGAAGCCTTGTACCTTGTTCAAGACTCTGTAGCAGGTTTGGATGACTATATCAACGGGAAAACAACTGACTTTTCAACTGTCGGTGTTAAGGCGATTGACGACCAAACAGTTCAGTACACTTTGACACGTCCAGAATCTTATTGGAATTCTAAAACAACTTCAACCATTCTCTTCCCTGTCAATGCAGATTTCTTAAAATCAAAAGGGGATGACTTTGGTAAGGTAGACCCTTCTAGTATTTTGTACAATGGACCTTTCTTGATGAAATCGTTTGTTTCAAAATCTGTTATCGAATTCAAGAAAAATCCTAACTACTGGGATGAAAAAAATGTCTTTGTGGATGATGTGAAATTGGCCTATTATGATGGTAGTGACCAAGATGCCCTAGCACGTAACTTTGTAGAAGGAGTATACAGCTATGCGCGTCTCTATCCAAATAGCTCAAGCTTTGAAGGCATTAAAGAGAAGAACAAGGATAACATCATCTATAGTATGCAAAATGCAACTTCTTATTACTTGAACTTCAACTTGGACAGAAAATCTTATAACTTCACGTCTAAGTCCTCTGATATCGAAAAGAAATCAACCCAAGAAGCAGTTCTGAATAAAAACTTCCGTCAAGCCTTCAACTATGCTTATAACCGTACAGCCTATGGAGCACAATCTCAAGGGGAGGACGGAGCAACAAAGATTATTCGTAACTTGGTTGTACCTCCAACATTTGTAAGTATCAACGGAAAAGACTTTGGCGATGTTGTTTCAGAAAAGATGGTCAAATATGGCCAAGAATGGCAAGGAATCAACTTTGCAGATGCACAAGATCCATACTACAATCCTGACAAGGCTAAAGCTAAATTTGCAGAAGCTAAGAAAGAATTGGAAGCTAAGGGTGTGCAATTCCCAATCCACTTGGATGTATCTGTAGACCAATCAGCTAAAAAAGGTGTACTTGAAGCAAGTTCTTTGAAACAATCCATCGAATCTGTTCTAGGAGCTGAGAATGTGGTTATCGATATCCAACAGCTATCAACAGATGACTTTGACAACTCTAGCTACCTCGCTCAAACAGCAGCTCAAAAAGACTTTGATATCTATAATGGCGGTTGGAGTGCGGACTACTTGGATCCATCAAGTTATCTTGATATCTTAAATGTCAATAACGGTGGTATGTTGCAAAACATTGGTCTAGAACCAGGTGAGGTCAATGACAAGGCTAAGGCAGTTGGTCTGGATACTTACACTCAAATGTTAGAAGAAGCGAACAAGGAGCAAGATCCAGCAAAACGTTATGAAAAATATGCTGAAATTCAAGCTTGGCTCGTTGATAGCGCCCTTGCAATTCCAAACGTTTCTCAGGGTGGAACACCGACCTTGAGAAAGACAGTTCCATTCTCATCACCATTCTCACAAGCTGGAAATAAGGGTGTCGAATCATACAAGTATCTCAAGTTACAAGATAAGACTGTAACGGCTGATGAGTATGAAAAAGCTAAAGAAAAATGGCTAAAAGAAAAAGAAGAATCAAATAAAAAAGCCCAAGAAGAACTGGCAAAACACGTTAAATAA
- a CDS encoding cystathionine gamma-synthase, translating to MSKELHINTILAQAGIKSDEATGALVTPLHFSTTYQHPEFGQSTGFDYTRTKNPTRSKAEEVLAAIESADYALATSSGMAAIVLAFSVFPVGSKVLAVRDLYGGSFRWFNQVEQEGRFHFTYANTEAELIAELEKDVDVLYIETPTNPLMLEFDIAKLAKLAHAKGAKVVVDNTFYSPIYQRPIEDGADIVLHSATKYLAGHNDVLAGVVVTNSLELYEQLFYNLNTTGAVLSPFDSYQLIRGLKTLPLRMERSTANAQEVVAFLKDSPAVKEVLYTGRGGMISFKVVDEKRIPHILNSLKVFSFAESLGGVESLITYPTTQTHADIPAEVRHSYGLTDDLLRLSIGIEDARDLIADLRQALEG from the coding sequence ATGAGCAAAGAACTACACATCAACACAATTTTGGCCCAGGCTGGTATCAAGTCAGATGAGGCTACAGGTGCCTTGGTAACACCGCTTCATTTTTCAACCACTTATCAGCATCCAGAGTTCGGTCAGTCTACGGGATTTGACTATACCCGTACTAAAAACCCAACTCGTAGTAAGGCGGAGGAGGTTTTGGCGGCTATTGAATCAGCGGACTATGCCCTAGCAACGAGCTCAGGTATGGCTGCGATTGTACTGGCCTTTAGTGTCTTTCCAGTAGGAAGTAAAGTCTTGGCAGTGCGAGATCTTTATGGTGGTTCTTTCCGTTGGTTCAACCAAGTGGAGCAGGAAGGTCGTTTCCATTTTACCTATGCCAATACTGAAGCAGAGTTGATTGCTGAGTTGGAGAAAGATGTGGATGTTCTCTATATTGAAACACCAACTAATCCCTTGATGTTGGAATTTGATATTGCCAAACTAGCCAAACTAGCTCATGCCAAGGGTGCCAAGGTAGTGGTGGACAATACCTTCTACAGTCCGATTTACCAACGTCCGATTGAAGATGGTGCGGATATCGTTCTTCATTCAGCAACCAAGTATCTAGCAGGGCACAATGATGTCTTGGCTGGGGTGGTTGTGACTAATAGTTTAGAACTATATGAGCAACTGTTCTACAATTTGAATACGACTGGTGCGGTCTTATCACCATTTGATAGTTATCAGTTGATTCGTGGTCTTAAAACTCTGCCTCTTCGTATGGAGCGTTCTACAGCCAATGCCCAAGAAGTGGTTGCCTTTTTGAAGGATTCACCTGCTGTCAAGGAAGTGCTCTATACAGGACGTGGGGGTATGATTTCCTTTAAAGTAGTGGATGAAAAACGTATTCCTCATATTTTAAATAGCCTCAAGGTCTTTTCATTTGCGGAAAGTTTGGGTGGAGTAGAGAGTTTGATCACCTATCCGACAACTCAAACCCATGCGGATATTCCAGCAGAAGTGCGCCATTCCTATGGCTTAACAGATGACCTCTTGCGCTTGTCAATCGGGATTGAAGATGCTAGAGATTTGATTGCGGACTTGCGCCAAGCTTTGGAAGGATAA
- a CDS encoding MalY/PatB family protein: MGKYDFTSLPNRFGHHTYKWKEAEADREILPAWIADMDFVVLPEVRRAVQAYADQLVYGYTYASDALIESVQDWEASQHGYHFDKEALVFIEGVVPAISTAIQAFTKEGEAVLINTPVYPPFARSVKLNNRRLITNSLVEKDGLFEIDFDQLEKELVEEDVKLYILCNPHNPGGRVWEKEVLEKIGHLCQKHGVLLVSDEIHQDLALFGHKHQSFNTIDPDFKDFALILSSATKTFNIAGTKNSYAVIENPKFRLAFQKRQLANNQHEISGLGYLATEAAYRYGKDWLGELKEVIEDHINYVVDVLGNETKIKVMKPQGTYLIWLDFSAYDLTDDRLQELLKNEAKVILNRGLDFGEEGTLHARLNVAMPKSVLEEVCQRIVTTFATL, from the coding sequence ATGGGGAAATATGATTTTACAAGCCTGCCTAATCGTTTTGGGCACCATACCTATAAATGGAAAGAAGCAGAAGCTGATCGAGAAATTCTACCAGCCTGGATAGCGGATATGGACTTTGTGGTTTTGCCTGAGGTTCGACGAGCTGTACAAGCCTACGCAGATCAGTTGGTCTATGGCTATACCTATGCTAGCGATGCTTTGATTGAGTCGGTTCAGGACTGGGAAGCCAGTCAACACGGATATCACTTTGACAAGGAAGCTCTCGTCTTCATTGAGGGAGTGGTACCGGCCATCTCAACAGCCATTCAAGCCTTTACAAAAGAGGGAGAGGCTGTTCTGATTAACACACCGGTCTATCCTCCTTTTGCCCGCAGTGTCAAACTGAACAATCGCAGATTGATTACCAATTCTTTGGTGGAAAAGGATGGGTTGTTTGAGATTGACTTTGACCAGTTGGAGAAGGAATTGGTGGAAGAGGATGTGAAGCTTTATATCCTTTGCAATCCCCACAATCCTGGTGGACGTGTTTGGGAAAAGGAAGTGTTAGAAAAGATTGGGCATCTCTGCCAAAAACATGGTGTTTTGTTGGTTTCAGATGAGATTCACCAAGATTTGGCTCTCTTTGGTCACAAACACCAGTCTTTTAATACCATTGATCCAGACTTTAAAGACTTCGCCCTTATCTTGAGCAGTGCCACTAAGACCTTTAATATTGCTGGGACCAAGAATTCCTATGCAGTTATTGAAAATCCAAAGTTTCGTCTGGCTTTCCAAAAACGCCAGTTGGCCAATAACCAACATGAAATCTCAGGCTTGGGGTATTTGGCGACAGAAGCTGCCTACCGTTATGGTAAGGACTGGTTAGGAGAGTTAAAAGAAGTCATCGAGGACCACATTAACTATGTAGTGGATGTTTTGGGCAACGAAACCAAGATTAAGGTCATGAAACCGCAAGGAACTTACTTGATCTGGCTTGATTTTTCAGCCTATGACCTAACGGATGACCGCTTGCAAGAGCTTTTGAAGAATGAAGCCAAGGTTATCTTGAATCGAGGTTTGGACTTTGGAGAGGAGGGAACTCTTCATGCCCGCCTCAATGTGGCTATGCCGAAGTCAGTACTGGAAGAGGTTTGCCAACGCATCGTGACCACTTTTGCTACACTTTAA